A genome region from Crossiella equi includes the following:
- a CDS encoding RHS repeat-associated core domain-containing protein: protein MTTRWVRAAGALLAAAVLTTVPALPALAAPARFTPGQVDPHTPVRPVTPAPAPGAPATPKPGPAAVSWPTGKSAAVTAARADGARGRAEVTVRDRATAAALGVNGLVLTAENTGAPLDLSVDYAGFRDAFGGDWAARLRLVALPACATQTPDRAECRTRTPLPSRNDTTAAKVTAKAAPGTVYALEAAPEGASGDYKATPLAPAGDWQVAAHSGNFSWNHPFRLPPVPGGKPPQLSLGYSSGSVDGRIAGANNQPGWAGEGWDLWPGYLTRAYKACAQDSTVAKEKTGDQCWAGGHHLSFSLNGRSGELVWSEREGFYRAAADDGTRFQLKQGNTYPGSDRFGEYWELTTGDGTRYLFGASQAAQSVWTVPVFGNHPGEPCHTGAFDTSHCDRAWRWNLDRVIDRHGNTIDYTYEKETNGYGLNMGKAKATYTRGGVLRRIDYGTREGVPGPAPARVVLDNADRCAPGTDCARRDAVSYPDVPWDQQCDEATCAKSYGPAFFSGKRLAKITTEVWAEDRYQPVDSWQLNHSFPKPGDTTRGSLWLDSITHSGHVGGTATLPAVRFTGEMKENRVHTNGDDRPQLKKMRLTAIRNEHGGETNITYKPTNCAPGATPKPESNGLRCFPVHWAHEGGIAKDDWFHKYVVDHVSLVDRIGGLHAPAQETHYEYLGDAAWHYHDNELIPQERRSWTQWRGYAAVQVREGSALLPAADRPERELRFFRGMHGDRLAPSGGAKKVTLPDSENREIEDQEALAGFQRGEILRNGIGGPVVTDTVRDAEVKQTAQAHNRTARFTGEARTLTKTTVPGGARRVEKKTRHDDRNLPVEVHDLGDVAVAEDDRCVRTSYARDEPGWLHTLVSRTETVAVGCDKQAKLPEQLVSDERTHYDHKPWGTAPAAGDVTRTERATRFTDGAPHYEQLSRARHDGYGRVLESFDALDRRTTTAYQPETGLAQSTTVVNPLGHRATTRHRVHWGSTESTVDANDKVTTIAHDPLGRITAVWRPGKVAGRDNPHQRFTYHVRDGAGASAITTETLRGEGDYVAEHKLYDGLMRERQTQTPAWTGDRLVTEHIYDTRGLQVRESKPFHALGRPGIDLVESSKEHTPPRQVFTEFDGAKRATATVLKTPTEERRSTTRHFGDHIELIPPPGGTTTATYTDAHGRTTELRQFHGRQPDGAKDVTRYRYDLRGQLETMHDPAGNQLRTVRDLLGNVIESHDPDKGVSKMTYDNAGLLRTKTDSRGKQLRFDYDALNRPTTVHDGDNRLLVKHDYDTVPRGGGKTVLGQPAAQTRQVGELSYRNTVLAYDEAYRPVDTELSLPAAETGLPGSYRTRSSFHPDGSLATLSLPAIADLPAETLLYRYDSLGLLRGMTSPAGTYIRETEFTAYQELSAIRQGPDGAVFSQRSYYDDGTRMVARTLAEREIGTLKVEETTYQRDQADNLTRIRGEGSEGTDIQCFTQDHLRRTTQAWTPARDCGTGPGALGGIAPYRVSLTYDASGNRRTETQHGTTPGTDLVRTYDYPAPGQAQPHALRSVTTAHPDGSRTVERYDNNPTGTVGSRPGKHGGQQELTWNAQGHLAEVKEGDRVTRNVHAVDGTLLLTADPAGRTLHLPHGELRYDTAAKTLRGTRYYTDGKQRTIAVRESGKLYYQVEDPQGTPVLAVEATTHVETRRRLDAFGRPRQAKQDLPGRTGFVGGKEDESTGLTRLGQRDYDPATGRFLSVDPLVVPQDPQSLNGFAYANNNPATFSDPNGTQLMCPVMGDHPAEVCYDPRLEPRKPPQSQSSLPLWLTNDPRRCMGPSLRPLCQPLKPNCSLSLLDEGCVAKFRAEARKREEDAARRRADAERQAREEAERRKRPTVTTLAACTSATTGFMVYAYTEETCELFESTGARGRSTSEKHSVGLGKGFGRSRGYSFKWIGGTIDDAGGTALAFDGSIGPVDGGYSVSLDGKNIGTWGVGTSGALGKVPGPSVGLEFATSTRY, encoded by the coding sequence ATGACCACCAGATGGGTCCGCGCGGCCGGCGCGCTGCTGGCCGCCGCCGTCCTGACCACCGTCCCGGCCCTACCGGCCCTGGCCGCACCCGCCCGGTTCACCCCGGGCCAGGTCGACCCGCACACCCCGGTCCGCCCCGTCACACCCGCGCCCGCACCCGGTGCTCCGGCCACGCCCAAGCCCGGACCGGCCGCCGTGAGCTGGCCGACCGGGAAGTCCGCCGCCGTCACCGCGGCCCGCGCCGACGGGGCCCGCGGCCGGGCCGAGGTCACCGTGCGGGACCGCGCCACCGCGGCGGCGCTCGGGGTCAACGGTCTGGTCCTGACCGCGGAGAACACCGGGGCACCCCTGGACCTGTCGGTGGACTACGCGGGGTTCCGCGACGCCTTCGGCGGTGACTGGGCAGCCCGGCTGCGCCTGGTCGCCCTGCCCGCCTGCGCGACCCAGACCCCCGACCGCGCCGAATGCCGCACCCGCACCCCGCTGCCCAGCCGCAACGACACCACCGCGGCCAAGGTCACCGCCAAGGCCGCCCCCGGCACCGTGTACGCCCTGGAGGCCGCGCCCGAGGGGGCCAGCGGTGACTACAAGGCCACCCCGCTGGCCCCGGCCGGTGACTGGCAGGTGGCCGCGCACAGCGGCAACTTCAGCTGGAACCACCCCTTCCGCCTGCCGCCCGTCCCCGGCGGCAAACCACCCCAGCTGAGCCTGGGCTACTCCTCCGGCTCGGTGGACGGACGCATCGCCGGGGCGAACAACCAGCCCGGCTGGGCCGGTGAGGGCTGGGACCTGTGGCCGGGCTACCTCACCCGCGCCTACAAGGCCTGCGCCCAGGACAGCACCGTGGCCAAGGAGAAGACCGGCGACCAGTGCTGGGCCGGTGGCCACCACCTGTCCTTCTCCCTCAACGGCCGCTCCGGCGAGCTGGTGTGGAGCGAACGGGAGGGCTTCTACCGGGCCGCCGCCGACGACGGCACCCGCTTCCAGCTCAAACAGGGCAACACCTACCCCGGCAGCGACCGCTTCGGCGAGTACTGGGAGCTGACCACGGGCGACGGCACCCGCTACCTCTTCGGCGCCAGCCAGGCCGCCCAGTCGGTGTGGACGGTGCCGGTGTTCGGCAACCACCCCGGCGAACCCTGCCACACCGGTGCCTTCGACACCTCGCACTGCGACCGCGCCTGGCGGTGGAACCTGGACCGGGTCATCGACCGGCACGGCAACACCATCGACTACACCTACGAGAAGGAGACCAACGGCTACGGCCTGAACATGGGCAAGGCCAAGGCCACCTACACCCGCGGCGGGGTGCTGCGCCGCATCGACTACGGCACCCGCGAGGGCGTCCCCGGCCCCGCACCGGCCCGGGTGGTCCTCGACAATGCCGACCGCTGCGCCCCCGGCACCGACTGCGCCCGCCGCGACGCGGTCAGCTACCCGGACGTGCCCTGGGACCAGCAGTGCGACGAGGCCACCTGCGCCAAGAGCTACGGACCCGCCTTCTTCTCCGGCAAACGCCTGGCCAAGATCACCACCGAGGTGTGGGCGGAGGACCGGTACCAGCCGGTGGACTCCTGGCAGCTCAACCACTCCTTCCCCAAACCCGGCGACACCACCCGCGGCTCCCTGTGGCTGGACTCCATCACCCACAGCGGACACGTCGGCGGCACGGCCACCCTGCCCGCGGTGCGCTTCACGGGGGAGATGAAGGAGAACCGGGTCCACACCAACGGCGACGACCGGCCCCAGCTGAAGAAGATGCGGCTGACCGCGATCCGCAACGAGCACGGCGGCGAAACCAACATCACCTACAAGCCGACCAACTGCGCCCCCGGCGCCACGCCCAAGCCGGAGAGCAACGGCCTGCGCTGCTTCCCCGTGCACTGGGCCCACGAGGGCGGCATCGCCAAGGACGACTGGTTCCACAAGTACGTCGTCGACCACGTCTCCCTGGTCGACCGCATCGGCGGCCTGCACGCCCCGGCACAGGAAACCCACTACGAGTACCTCGGGGACGCGGCCTGGCACTACCACGACAACGAGCTCATCCCGCAGGAGCGGCGCTCCTGGACGCAGTGGCGCGGCTACGCCGCCGTGCAGGTCCGCGAAGGCTCTGCCCTGCTGCCCGCCGCGGACCGCCCGGAACGGGAGCTGCGCTTCTTCCGGGGCATGCACGGTGACCGGCTCGCCCCGTCCGGCGGGGCCAAGAAGGTGACGCTGCCGGACTCGGAGAACCGGGAGATCGAGGACCAGGAGGCGCTGGCGGGGTTCCAGCGCGGGGAGATCCTGCGCAACGGCATCGGCGGCCCGGTCGTCACCGACACCGTGCGCGACGCCGAGGTCAAGCAGACCGCGCAGGCCCACAACCGCACCGCCCGCTTCACCGGCGAGGCCCGCACGCTGACCAAGACCACCGTGCCGGGCGGCGCCCGCCGGGTGGAGAAGAAGACCCGCCACGACGACCGCAACCTGCCCGTCGAGGTCCACGACCTCGGCGACGTCGCGGTCGCCGAGGACGACCGCTGCGTCCGCACCAGCTACGCCCGCGACGAACCGGGCTGGCTGCACACCCTCGTCAGCCGCACCGAGACCGTCGCGGTGGGCTGTGACAAGCAGGCCAAGCTGCCCGAACAGCTGGTCAGCGACGAACGCACCCACTACGACCACAAGCCCTGGGGCACGGCACCAGCGGCCGGTGACGTGACCCGCACCGAACGGGCCACCCGGTTCACCGACGGCGCACCGCACTACGAGCAGCTCAGCCGGGCCCGCCACGACGGCTACGGCCGGGTGCTGGAGAGCTTCGACGCCCTGGACCGGCGCACCACCACCGCCTACCAGCCCGAGACCGGCCTGGCCCAGTCCACCACCGTGGTCAACCCGCTCGGGCACCGCGCCACCACCCGGCACCGGGTGCACTGGGGCAGCACCGAGTCCACCGTCGACGCCAACGACAAGGTCACCACGATCGCCCACGACCCGCTCGGCCGGATCACCGCGGTGTGGCGCCCCGGCAAGGTCGCCGGACGGGACAACCCGCACCAGCGCTTCACCTACCACGTCCGCGACGGCGCCGGGGCCAGCGCGATCACCACCGAGACCCTGCGCGGCGAAGGCGACTACGTGGCCGAGCACAAGCTCTACGACGGCCTGATGCGGGAACGGCAGACCCAGACCCCGGCCTGGACCGGCGACCGGCTGGTCACCGAACACATCTACGACACCAGGGGGCTCCAGGTCCGGGAGAGCAAACCCTTCCACGCCCTGGGCAGGCCCGGCATCGACCTGGTGGAGAGCAGCAAGGAGCACACCCCGCCCCGCCAGGTGTTCACCGAGTTCGACGGCGCCAAGCGCGCCACCGCCACCGTCCTGAAGACCCCGACCGAGGAGCGGCGCAGCACCACCCGGCACTTCGGTGACCACATCGAGCTCATCCCGCCGCCGGGCGGCACCACCACCGCCACCTACACCGACGCCCACGGCCGCACCACCGAACTACGGCAGTTCCACGGCAGGCAGCCCGACGGCGCCAAGGACGTCACCCGCTACCGCTACGACCTGCGCGGCCAGCTGGAGACCATGCACGACCCGGCGGGCAACCAGCTGCGCACCGTGCGCGACCTGCTGGGCAACGTGATCGAGTCACACGACCCGGACAAGGGCGTGTCGAAGATGACCTACGACAACGCCGGGCTGCTGCGCACCAAGACCGACTCCCGCGGCAAGCAGCTCCGCTTCGACTACGACGCCCTCAACCGGCCCACCACCGTCCACGACGGGGACAACCGGCTGTTGGTCAAACACGACTACGACACCGTGCCGCGCGGTGGCGGCAAAACCGTCCTGGGCCAACCCGCCGCGCAGACCCGCCAGGTCGGCGAGCTCTCCTACCGCAACACCGTGCTGGCCTACGACGAGGCCTACCGCCCGGTGGACACCGAGCTGAGCCTGCCCGCGGCCGAAACCGGCCTGCCGGGCAGCTACCGCACCCGCAGCTCCTTCCACCCCGACGGCAGCCTGGCCACGCTGAGCCTGCCCGCGATCGCCGACCTGCCCGCCGAGACCCTGCTCTACCGCTACGACTCACTCGGCCTGCTGCGCGGCATGACCTCCCCGGCCGGGACCTACATCCGGGAAACCGAGTTCACCGCCTACCAGGAACTGTCCGCGATCCGCCAAGGCCCCGACGGCGCCGTGTTCTCCCAACGCTCCTACTACGACGACGGCACCCGGATGGTCGCCCGGACCCTGGCCGAACGCGAGATCGGCACGCTGAAGGTGGAGGAGACCACCTACCAGCGTGACCAGGCCGACAACCTGACCCGCATCCGCGGTGAGGGCAGCGAAGGCACCGACATCCAGTGCTTCACCCAGGACCACCTGCGCCGCACCACCCAGGCCTGGACCCCGGCCCGCGACTGCGGCACCGGTCCCGGGGCACTGGGCGGCATCGCCCCCTACCGGGTGTCGCTGACCTACGACGCCAGCGGCAACCGGCGCACCGAGACCCAGCACGGCACCACCCCCGGCACCGACCTGGTGCGCACCTACGACTACCCGGCACCCGGGCAGGCCCAGCCCCACGCGCTGCGCTCGGTGACCACCGCCCACCCGGACGGCAGCCGCACGGTCGAACGCTACGACAACAACCCCACCGGCACCGTCGGCTCCCGCCCGGGCAAGCACGGCGGACAACAGGAGCTGACCTGGAACGCCCAGGGCCACCTGGCCGAGGTGAAGGAAGGAGACCGGGTCACCCGCAACGTGCACGCCGTCGACGGCACGCTGCTGCTCACCGCCGACCCCGCCGGACGCACCCTGCACCTGCCCCACGGTGAGCTCCGCTACGACACCGCCGCCAAGACATTGCGCGGGACCAGGTACTACACCGACGGCAAACAGCGCACCATCGCCGTACGCGAGAGCGGCAAGCTCTACTACCAGGTCGAGGACCCGCAGGGCACCCCGGTGCTGGCGGTGGAGGCGACCACCCACGTGGAGACCCGGCGGCGGCTGGACGCCTTCGGCAGACCGAGGCAGGCCAAGCAGGACCTGCCCGGCCGCACCGGCTTCGTCGGCGGCAAGGAGGACGAGAGCACCGGCCTGACCCGGCTGGGACAGCGCGACTACGACCCGGCCACCGGCCGCTTCCTCTCCGTGGACCCGCTGGTGGTCCCCCAGGACCCGCAGTCGCTCAACGGTTTCGCCTACGCCAACAACAACCCGGCCACCTTCAGCGACCCCAACGGCACCCAGCTGATGTGCCCGGTGATGGGCGACCACCCGGCCGAGGTCTGCTACGACCCGCGCCTGGAACCGCGCAAACCACCACAGTCGCAGTCTTCCCTGCCGCTCTGGCTCACCAACGACCCTCGGCGGTGCATGGGCCCGAGCCTGCGCCCGCTGTGCCAGCCGCTCAAGCCGAACTGCTCCCTCTCCCTGCTCGACGAGGGTTGCGTGGCGAAGTTCAGGGCAGAGGCACGCAAGCGTGAGGAGGATGCGGCACGCCGCAGGGCCGACGCCGAACGCCAGGCAAGGGAGGAAGCCGAACGCCGCAAGCGGCCGACGGTCACCACGTTGGCCGCCTGCACCTCCGCGACCACTGGCTTCATGGTTTATGCCTACACCGAGGAGACCTGCGAGCTGTTCGAGAGCACCGGTGCCCGCGGCAGGAGCACGAGTGAGAAGCACTCCGTGGGTTTGGGCAAAGGCTTTGGCCGGTCGAGGGGCTACAGCTTCAAGTGGATCGGCGGCACCATCGATGACGCGGGTGGGACCGCGCTGGCCTTCGATGGCAGCATCGGCCCGGTGGATGGCGGATACTCGGTTTCCCTCGACGGCAAGAACATCGGGACCTGGGGAGTAGGCACATCCGGCGCGTTGGGCAAAGTACCAGGCCCCAGCGTCGGCTTGGAGTTCGCCACCAGTACCAGGTACTGA